A single region of the Brachypodium distachyon strain Bd21 chromosome 3, Brachypodium_distachyon_v3.0, whole genome shotgun sequence genome encodes:
- the LOC100830222 gene encoding ethylene-responsive transcription factor ERF022 gives MASKSASSIKYIAKRKHISISMDNNFRAAPSAPQYRGVRRRKWGRWVSEIRQPGTKLRVWLGSFDTAEMAAVAHDVAALRLRGARDAQLNFPGSVGWLPQPPTTDPTDIRAAAAEAAERVRREPALVSAAANTTITINPGEFDDDQLESPKLWDQMAEAMLLDPPRWGQDGSGGDAAESSHSWPQGSLWDGC, from the coding sequence ATGGCTTCGAAATCCGCATCATCGATCAAGTATATAGCTAAGCGCAAACATATATCGATCTCCATGGACAACAACTTCCGGGCGGCTCCTTCTGCTCCTCAGTACAGGGGCGTTCGGCGGCGGAAATGGGGCAGGTGGGTGTCGGAGATCCGGCAGCCGGGCACCAAGCTCCGCGTCTGGCTCGGGAGCTTCGACACGGCGGAGATGGCGGCCGTGGCGCACGACGTGGCGGCGCTGCGCCTTCGGGGTGCCAGGGACGCGCAGCTCAACTTCCCGGGCTCCGTCGGCTGGCTGCCCCAGCCGCCCACCACGGACCCGACCGacatccgcgccgccgccgccgaggccgccgagCGGGTGCGCCGCGAGCCCGCGCTcgtcagcgccgccgccaacacGACCATTACTATCAACCCGGGCGAGTTCGACGACGACCAGCTGGAGTCGCCCAAGCTGTGGGACCAGATGGCGGAGGCCATGCTGCTGGACCCGCCCAGGTGGGGCCAGgatggcagcggcggggaTGCGGCCGAGAGCTCACACAGCTGGCCGCAGGGCTCTCTCTGGGATGGATGCTAA